In Portunus trituberculatus isolate SZX2019 chromosome 44, ASM1759143v1, whole genome shotgun sequence, a single window of DNA contains:
- the LOC123518678 gene encoding protein PALS2-like isoform X6: MATGVCSVWRYALLETHDTIAERRHAGDNTTNGVSGCHNNITFMPEENGHPVDTIRMVGLRKKPDEPLGLTVREDESGYLIIARIMSGGSIDRQGLLHVGDAICEVNGVEVETLNALHEEVAKCRDSVTLKVIPALHDPPAANQVTSSLHPDSTKTICYMRALYSYDPAEDSLLPTCPTQTEAEIGLKFNKGDILQIVDQSDPNWWQAQVVGGRGRRTGLIPSQELEERRKAFVRQEYDYVHKIGICGTRISKRKKKLMFSTKKSMDFDQAELILYEEVARMPPFMRKTLVLVGTHGVGRRTLKSRIIAEDPSKFGTIIPHTSRPMRELEEDGKAYHFTTREAMEADIRNHRYLEYGELNGNLYGTKLDSILSIIRSGKMCVLDCSPSSLKYLRSSSEMLPYVIFLAAPGMDEIKNLYNIGSAFGYSSRNLTFDRSSSIRYSSRRARTLESLASLYEEDDFKRTMEDSAKLQRAYDKYFDLVIVNNDLNDTLNQIVEAVNRLAAEPQWVPVTWVY; encoded by the exons ATGGCCACTGGGGTGTGCTCAGTCTGGCGTTAT GCACTGTTGGAAACCCATGACACGATAGCTGAGCGGAGACACGCGGGCGACAACACCACCAACGGAGTCAGCGGTTGTCACAACAACATCACCTTCATGCCGGAGGAAAATGGCCACCCGGTGGACACCATCCGGATGGTGGGCCTCCGGAAGAAACCGGACGAGCCTCTTGGCCTCACGGTGCGGGAGGACGAGTCGGGCTACCTTATCATCGCCAGGATAATGTCAGGTGGCTCCATCGACAGGCAAGGCCTCCTCCACGTGGGCGATGCTATCTGTGAGGTTAATGGCGTGGAG GTCGAGACTCTTAACGCCCTGCACGAGGAGGTAGCCAAGTGTCGGGACTCCGTGACTCTGAAGGTGATCCCGGCGCTGCACGACCCACCGGCTGCTAACCAGGTAACCAGCAGCCTGCACCCAGACTCCACAAAAACCATA TGCTACATGCGAGCCCTGTACTCCTACGACCCCGCTGAGGATAGTCTGCTGCCTACCTGCCCAACACAGACCGAGGCGGAGATCGGACTTAAGTTCAACAAGGGGGACattttgcag ATCGTGGACCAGTCAGACCCAAACTGGTGGCAGGCACAGGTGGTGGGGGGGCGCGGCCGACGAACAGGCCTCATCCCCTCCCAGGAGCTGGAGGAGCGACGCAAGGCCTTTGTGCGGCAGGAGTACGACTACGTGCATAAAATTGGCATCTGTGGAACCAGG ATCTCCAAACGTAAGAAGAAATTGATGTTTTCGACCAAAAAGAGCATGGACTTCGACCAGGCTGAACTGATCCTGTACGAGGAAGTGGCGCGCATGCCCCCCTTCATGAGGAAGACCCTCGTTTTGGTCGGCACCCACGGCGTTGGTAGAAGGACCTTGAAGAGCCGCATCATCGCCGAAGACCCGTCTAAGTTTGGCACAATCATCCCTC ACACCTCGAGGCCGATGCGGGAGCTGGAAGAGGACGGCAAGGCATACCACTTCACGACGCGCGAGGCCATGGAGGCGGACATTCGTAACCACCGCTACCTGGAGTACGGCGAGCTGAACGGCAACCTGTACGGCACCAAGCTAGACTCCATCCTCTCCATCATTCGCTCCGGCAAGATGTGCGTGCTCGACTGCTCTCCTTCg TCCCTCAAGTACCTGCGCAGTTCGAGTGAGATGCTTCCTTATGTGATCTTCCTCGCGGCGCCCGGGATGGATGAGATCAAGAACCTGTACAACATTGGCAGCGCCTTCGGGTACTCCAGCCGCAACCTGACC TTTGACCGCAGCAGCTCCATTCGGTATAGCTCCAGAAGGGCCAGGACACTTGAATCTCTGGCTTCTCTCTACGAG GAGGACGACTTCAAGCGCACCATGGAAGACAGTGCCAAGCTGCAGCGCGCTTACGATAAGTACTTCGACTTGGTCATCGTCAACAACGACCTTAACGACACCCTCAACCAGATCGTGGAGGCTGTGAACCGTCTGGCAGCGGAGCCCCAGTGGGTTCCCGTCACGTGGGTGTACTAA
- the LOC123518678 gene encoding protein PALS2-like isoform X4, whose product MEPYSPLSVLVDTDNVLYLLVGEPTEVQDTLEDGVGVVEPVSTGSSKLASQLHLQCEASTSAPSQELAELLQRPHLLALLETHDTIAERRHAGDNTTNGVSGCHNNITFMPEENGHPVDTIRMVGLRKKPDEPLGLTVREDESGYLIIARIMSGGSIDRQGLLHVGDAICEVNGVEVETLNALHEEVAKCRDSVTLKVIPALHDPPAANQVTSSLHPDSTKTICYMRALYSYDPAEDSLLPTCPTQTEAEIGLKFNKGDILQIVDQSDPNWWQAQVVGGRGRRTGLIPSQELEERRKAFVRQEYDYVHKIGICGTRISKRKKKLMFSTKKSMDFDQAELILYEEVARMPPFMRKTLVLVGTHGVGRRTLKSRIIAEDPSKFGTIIPHTSRPMRELEEDGKAYHFTTREAMEADIRNHRYLEYGELNGNLYGTKLDSILSIIRSGKMCVLDCSPSSLKYLRSSSEMLPYVIFLAAPGMDEIKNLYNIGSAFGYSSRNLTFDRSSSIRYSSRRARTLESLASLYEEDDFKRTMEDSAKLQRAYDKYFDLVIVNNDLNDTLNQIVEAVNRLAAEPQWVPVTWVY is encoded by the exons ATGGAGCCGTACAGCCCCCTCAGCGTCCTGGTGGACACTGACAACGTGCTGTACTTGCTGGTGGGCGAGCCTACCGAG GTGCAGGACACGCTAGAGGACGGAGTAGgagtggtggagccagtgtcgACCGGCAGTAGTAAGCTCGCCTCACAGCTCCACCTCCAGTGCGAGGCCTCCACCAGCGCGCCGTCTCAAGAGTTAGCCGAGCTCCTGCAGCGGCCCCACCTGCTG GCACTGTTGGAAACCCATGACACGATAGCTGAGCGGAGACACGCGGGCGACAACACCACCAACGGAGTCAGCGGTTGTCACAACAACATCACCTTCATGCCGGAGGAAAATGGCCACCCGGTGGACACCATCCGGATGGTGGGCCTCCGGAAGAAACCGGACGAGCCTCTTGGCCTCACGGTGCGGGAGGACGAGTCGGGCTACCTTATCATCGCCAGGATAATGTCAGGTGGCTCCATCGACAGGCAAGGCCTCCTCCACGTGGGCGATGCTATCTGTGAGGTTAATGGCGTGGAG GTCGAGACTCTTAACGCCCTGCACGAGGAGGTAGCCAAGTGTCGGGACTCCGTGACTCTGAAGGTGATCCCGGCGCTGCACGACCCACCGGCTGCTAACCAGGTAACCAGCAGCCTGCACCCAGACTCCACAAAAACCATA TGCTACATGCGAGCCCTGTACTCCTACGACCCCGCTGAGGATAGTCTGCTGCCTACCTGCCCAACACAGACCGAGGCGGAGATCGGACTTAAGTTCAACAAGGGGGACattttgcag ATCGTGGACCAGTCAGACCCAAACTGGTGGCAGGCACAGGTGGTGGGGGGGCGCGGCCGACGAACAGGCCTCATCCCCTCCCAGGAGCTGGAGGAGCGACGCAAGGCCTTTGTGCGGCAGGAGTACGACTACGTGCATAAAATTGGCATCTGTGGAACCAGG ATCTCCAAACGTAAGAAGAAATTGATGTTTTCGACCAAAAAGAGCATGGACTTCGACCAGGCTGAACTGATCCTGTACGAGGAAGTGGCGCGCATGCCCCCCTTCATGAGGAAGACCCTCGTTTTGGTCGGCACCCACGGCGTTGGTAGAAGGACCTTGAAGAGCCGCATCATCGCCGAAGACCCGTCTAAGTTTGGCACAATCATCCCTC ACACCTCGAGGCCGATGCGGGAGCTGGAAGAGGACGGCAAGGCATACCACTTCACGACGCGCGAGGCCATGGAGGCGGACATTCGTAACCACCGCTACCTGGAGTACGGCGAGCTGAACGGCAACCTGTACGGCACCAAGCTAGACTCCATCCTCTCCATCATTCGCTCCGGCAAGATGTGCGTGCTCGACTGCTCTCCTTCg TCCCTCAAGTACCTGCGCAGTTCGAGTGAGATGCTTCCTTATGTGATCTTCCTCGCGGCGCCCGGGATGGATGAGATCAAGAACCTGTACAACATTGGCAGCGCCTTCGGGTACTCCAGCCGCAACCTGACC TTTGACCGCAGCAGCTCCATTCGGTATAGCTCCAGAAGGGCCAGGACACTTGAATCTCTGGCTTCTCTCTACGAG GAGGACGACTTCAAGCGCACCATGGAAGACAGTGCCAAGCTGCAGCGCGCTTACGATAAGTACTTCGACTTGGTCATCGTCAACAACGACCTTAACGACACCCTCAACCAGATCGTGGAGGCTGTGAACCGTCTGGCAGCGGAGCCCCAGTGGGTTCCCGTCACGTGGGTGTACTAA
- the LOC123518681 gene encoding methyltransferase-like protein 24 isoform X2, with translation MDRNSHVSTRTSDVSRRPRPGSCLIYSVGVGGELSWDYAMKNFNCSVLAFDMTMMNWTNIQLGTGLHFLDLGLADTNSDDTINMTAADGPGVEWEVREAHFRTLDTIREVLDHTRRPIDVLKLDIENWEWKVMGGLLSSPSRAKVLDDVKQIALEIHLDGLKNASAAERVTEARHVEEVLKALHNQGFKLAQTELNTAQQEYGEVRGHVFPLYRESLFLRRP, from the exons ATGGACAGAAATTCACATGTCTCGACGAGGACGTCAG ATGTGTCCCGCAGGCCGCGGCCGGGAAGCTGCCTCATCTACTCGGTCGGAGTCGGGGGGGAGTTGTCTTGGGATTACGCCATGAAGAACTTCAACTGCTCTGTGTTGGCCTTCGACATGACCATGATGAATTGGACCAACATTCAGCTTGGAACGGGACTCCACTTTCTTGACCTCGGGCTGGCAGACACCAACAGTGAC GACACCATCAATATGACAGCCGCGGACGGGCCAGGCGTAGAATGGGAGGTGCGAGAGGCTCACTTCCGTACACTGGACACAATACGAGAAGTGCTGGACCACACGCGGCGCCCCATAGACGTGCTCAAGTTGGACATCGAGAACTGGGAGTGGAAGGTGATGGGCGGGctgctctcctccccctcccgcgCCAAGGTCCTGGATGACGTAAAGCAGATCGCTCTGGAG atTCACCTGGACGGCCTGAAGAACGCGTCAGCGGCTGAGCGGGTGACAGAGGCACGGCACGTGGAGGAGGTGCTGAAGGCACTTCATAACCAGGGGTTCAAATTGGCGCAAACGGAGCTCAACACGGCGCAGCAG GAGTACGGCGAGGTGCGAGGCCATGTGTTCCCGCTGTACAGGGAGTCACTCTTCCTTCGACGTCCATGA
- the LOC123518678 gene encoding protein PALS2-like isoform X5, with the protein MSSTSTSQLSSREPKTVVVPVEVQDTLEDGVGVVEPVSTGSSKLASQLHLQCEASTSAPSQELAELLQRPHLLALLETHDTIAERRHAGDNTTNGVSGCHNNITFMPEENGHPVDTIRMVGLRKKPDEPLGLTVREDESGYLIIARIMSGGSIDRQGLLHVGDAICEVNGVEVETLNALHEEVAKCRDSVTLKVIPALHDPPAANQVTSSLHPDSTKTICYMRALYSYDPAEDSLLPTCPTQTEAEIGLKFNKGDILQIVDQSDPNWWQAQVVGGRGRRTGLIPSQELEERRKAFVRQEYDYVHKIGICGTRISKRKKKLMFSTKKSMDFDQAELILYEEVARMPPFMRKTLVLVGTHGVGRRTLKSRIIAEDPSKFGTIIPHTSRPMRELEEDGKAYHFTTREAMEADIRNHRYLEYGELNGNLYGTKLDSILSIIRSGKMCVLDCSPSSLKYLRSSSEMLPYVIFLAAPGMDEIKNLYNIGSAFGYSSRNLTFDRSSSIRYSSRRARTLESLASLYEEDDFKRTMEDSAKLQRAYDKYFDLVIVNNDLNDTLNQIVEAVNRLAAEPQWVPVTWVY; encoded by the exons ATGagttccacctccacttcccaaCTGTCCAGCCGCGAACCCAAGACTGTGGTGGTGCCCGTGGAG GTGCAGGACACGCTAGAGGACGGAGTAGgagtggtggagccagtgtcgACCGGCAGTAGTAAGCTCGCCTCACAGCTCCACCTCCAGTGCGAGGCCTCCACCAGCGCGCCGTCTCAAGAGTTAGCCGAGCTCCTGCAGCGGCCCCACCTGCTG GCACTGTTGGAAACCCATGACACGATAGCTGAGCGGAGACACGCGGGCGACAACACCACCAACGGAGTCAGCGGTTGTCACAACAACATCACCTTCATGCCGGAGGAAAATGGCCACCCGGTGGACACCATCCGGATGGTGGGCCTCCGGAAGAAACCGGACGAGCCTCTTGGCCTCACGGTGCGGGAGGACGAGTCGGGCTACCTTATCATCGCCAGGATAATGTCAGGTGGCTCCATCGACAGGCAAGGCCTCCTCCACGTGGGCGATGCTATCTGTGAGGTTAATGGCGTGGAG GTCGAGACTCTTAACGCCCTGCACGAGGAGGTAGCCAAGTGTCGGGACTCCGTGACTCTGAAGGTGATCCCGGCGCTGCACGACCCACCGGCTGCTAACCAGGTAACCAGCAGCCTGCACCCAGACTCCACAAAAACCATA TGCTACATGCGAGCCCTGTACTCCTACGACCCCGCTGAGGATAGTCTGCTGCCTACCTGCCCAACACAGACCGAGGCGGAGATCGGACTTAAGTTCAACAAGGGGGACattttgcag ATCGTGGACCAGTCAGACCCAAACTGGTGGCAGGCACAGGTGGTGGGGGGGCGCGGCCGACGAACAGGCCTCATCCCCTCCCAGGAGCTGGAGGAGCGACGCAAGGCCTTTGTGCGGCAGGAGTACGACTACGTGCATAAAATTGGCATCTGTGGAACCAGG ATCTCCAAACGTAAGAAGAAATTGATGTTTTCGACCAAAAAGAGCATGGACTTCGACCAGGCTGAACTGATCCTGTACGAGGAAGTGGCGCGCATGCCCCCCTTCATGAGGAAGACCCTCGTTTTGGTCGGCACCCACGGCGTTGGTAGAAGGACCTTGAAGAGCCGCATCATCGCCGAAGACCCGTCTAAGTTTGGCACAATCATCCCTC ACACCTCGAGGCCGATGCGGGAGCTGGAAGAGGACGGCAAGGCATACCACTTCACGACGCGCGAGGCCATGGAGGCGGACATTCGTAACCACCGCTACCTGGAGTACGGCGAGCTGAACGGCAACCTGTACGGCACCAAGCTAGACTCCATCCTCTCCATCATTCGCTCCGGCAAGATGTGCGTGCTCGACTGCTCTCCTTCg TCCCTCAAGTACCTGCGCAGTTCGAGTGAGATGCTTCCTTATGTGATCTTCCTCGCGGCGCCCGGGATGGATGAGATCAAGAACCTGTACAACATTGGCAGCGCCTTCGGGTACTCCAGCCGCAACCTGACC TTTGACCGCAGCAGCTCCATTCGGTATAGCTCCAGAAGGGCCAGGACACTTGAATCTCTGGCTTCTCTCTACGAG GAGGACGACTTCAAGCGCACCATGGAAGACAGTGCCAAGCTGCAGCGCGCTTACGATAAGTACTTCGACTTGGTCATCGTCAACAACGACCTTAACGACACCCTCAACCAGATCGTGGAGGCTGTGAACCGTCTGGCAGCGGAGCCCCAGTGGGTTCCCGTCACGTGGGTGTACTAA
- the LOC123518681 gene encoding uncharacterized protein LOC123518681 isoform X1 has translation MLLLRRRLRQSRAFWCLSVVAVLAVVNVMQDSHSAYLEGPISYISSPWSDALDPKIPRPPRHPRVLRPSLQDDTEDQWWTPDHLQQLLDVPTTTCRRMLSLGGGLRCSDCHTCLRDGQKFTCLDEDVRPRPGSCLIYSVGVGGELSWDYAMKNFNCSVLAFDMTMMNWTNIQLGTGLHFLDLGLADTNSDDTINMTAADGPGVEWEVREAHFRTLDTIREVLDHTRRPIDVLKLDIENWEWKVMGGLLSSPSRAKVLDDVKQIALEIHLDGLKNASAAERVTEARHVEEVLKALHNQGFKLAQTELNTAQQEYGEVRGHVFPLYRESLFLRRP, from the exons ATGCTCTTACTTCGCCGCCGCCTCCGTCAGTCACGCGCGTTTTGGTGTCTGAGCGTGGTGGCGGTTTTGGCGGTCGTGAACGTGATGCAGGATTCCCACAGCGCGTACCTGGAAGGGCCGATAAGTTACATTTCAAGCCCCTGGAGTGACGCCCTAGACCCAAAGATTCCCAGACCACCCAGACACCCCAGAGTGCTGCGCCCCTCACTGCAG GACGACACGGAGGACCAGTGGTGGACCCCTGACCACTTGCAGCAGCTCCTGGACGTGCCCACAACTACTTGCCGCCGCATGCTGAGTCTCGGGGGCGGGCTGCGCTGTAGTGACTGCCATACTTGCCTCAGGGATGGACAGAAATTCACATGTCTCGACGAGGACGTCAG GCCGCGGCCGGGAAGCTGCCTCATCTACTCGGTCGGAGTCGGGGGGGAGTTGTCTTGGGATTACGCCATGAAGAACTTCAACTGCTCTGTGTTGGCCTTCGACATGACCATGATGAATTGGACCAACATTCAGCTTGGAACGGGACTCCACTTTCTTGACCTCGGGCTGGCAGACACCAACAGTGAC GACACCATCAATATGACAGCCGCGGACGGGCCAGGCGTAGAATGGGAGGTGCGAGAGGCTCACTTCCGTACACTGGACACAATACGAGAAGTGCTGGACCACACGCGGCGCCCCATAGACGTGCTCAAGTTGGACATCGAGAACTGGGAGTGGAAGGTGATGGGCGGGctgctctcctccccctcccgcgCCAAGGTCCTGGATGACGTAAAGCAGATCGCTCTGGAG atTCACCTGGACGGCCTGAAGAACGCGTCAGCGGCTGAGCGGGTGACAGAGGCACGGCACGTGGAGGAGGTGCTGAAGGCACTTCATAACCAGGGGTTCAAATTGGCGCAAACGGAGCTCAACACGGCGCAGCAG GAGTACGGCGAGGTGCGAGGCCATGTGTTCCCGCTGTACAGGGAGTCACTCTTCCTTCGACGTCCATGA